TTCATATCAAGCTTTTTCATAATTCACGAATGTCCTCCAGTCTTTCTCTTCTCAGGTCTGAACTTATGTAATGGTTGGTGCACTTTCAGGGAAGCACTGTTGGATCCACATCTCTCTAGGTATTCAGTCATAATTGTTGATGAAGCTCATGAGAGAACTGTCCACACTGATGTGTTGCTAGGCTTGCTAAAAAGTGTACAAGATGCAAGGTCAAAATCCCTCAATAACCTCCAAAATactaaaaacaagaaaacaaataatgaCATACAATTGAAAGAAAACGGTGCTCAGGGCCTCAATTTTCTCAAGCAATACCAAGGAAGGACCCCGTTGAAGTTAATTATCATGTCTGCCAGCTTGGATGCACGAATTTTTTCCGAGTACTTCGGTGGTGCAAGAGCTGTTCACATCCAAGGGCGACAGTTTCCTGTGGATATATTTTATACTCTTCATGTTGAAAATGATTATCTAGATGCTTCGTTAGCCACCATATTTCAGGTATTTAGTGCTCTTTGTCAGTATTTGTGTCAAGCAAAAATTTTCTTGCAAGTTGCAAGTCTGTTTGAGTTTCTATGAGTGAGTAGAGTTCATTTGCTTTTGCTATGGATGATAGCCCCTTTAGCTTGTGGCATGCACAGAATATGCTCAGTATACCTTATGAATCTATTTTGAGCACTTTAAGCAGAAAATAGACCTTAAATGGTGATTCCTAAATAACACACATGTTCTTATATACGTATGTATGTGTTATTAGATTCATCTGGAGGAGGGACCTGGTGATATACTTGTATTCTTGACGGGTCAAGAAGAAATCGAATCTGTAGAAAGACTTGTCAAAGAAAGACTTAAACAGTTACCAGAAAACAGTAAAAAACTAGTGGCTGTTTCTATATTCTCATCTCTTCCTTCAGAACAGCAAATGCGAGTTTTTGCACCAGCCCCTCCTGGATTTCGTAAGGTAACTTAATGATGTTCATTAGCTTAGACATTTATCCTATATGAATAGGAAGCGTGAAGATGTATTGTGATTGTCGCATAACAAATTGTTTAGTGTAGAGCAATACATATTTTTGGAAATAGGTTTATGATATATATTCATCTGTGTATTCATTTCTTTCTATCTAATCGTGTTACATTGTTCTGTTAGGTAATATTGGCAACGAATATTGCTGAGACATCAGTCACAATATCTGGAATAAAGTACGTTATAGATCCTGGGTTAGTAAAAGCACGTTACTATGACCCAAACAAAGGGTTGGAATCTTTGGTTGTTGTTCCAATTTCAAAAGCACAAGCTCTTCAAAGGAGGTAGGCATGGCTGGCCAGTTTTGGGGGATCTAACAAGaattctttaaataaaaatatcattttagaGATAATAAAGCTATTCAATTTACGTTTATGTTATACAAACTGTTAGAATTCTTTGGAAGCTCACTGTTGTGAACACTTTTAAACAGTGTAGTATCATATCGTTTAGTTGATGACCCTGATATTTGAACTGATGCTTAAGAACAGATAACTTTTTATGATACATAATTTTATTGTGCAGTGGGCGTGCAGGGCGAGAAGGACCAGGGAAGTGCTTCCGCCTCTACCAAGAGGATCAATTTGGGAAATTTGAGGATTCAACAAAGCCAGAGATCAAGCGGTGCAACCTCTCTAATATCATTTTGCAACTTAAGGCTCTGGGTGTTGATGATATCAGTGGATTTGACTTCATAGAAAAGCCTACAAGGTAAGATTTTGGATAGGTTTtgtcatttgtttctttttaatgaTGAGAAAGCAAATGGCtgctttaattgatttttgtCAAGCAGTTAGTTTAGTTCTTCTAATaaatattgatttattatctatcaaagaaatttatcaTACATGAATCTATTACACATTTGAACAGGTCGGCTATTGTCAAATCACTAGAGCAATTGTTCCTGCTGGGTGCTTTAACAGATGACTGTAAATTATCAAATCCAGTTGGACGCCAAATGGCTGGCCTTCCCTTAGACCCAATTTATTCAAAAGCTCTAATCCTAGCAAGTGAATTCAATTGCCTGGAAGAGATGCTGATAACTGTTGCAATGCTCTCAGTAGAATCTATATTTTATAGTCCCCGtgacaaaaaagaagaggtaCTTGTGTATGATTCATTACCTTTTTGTCCTTGTTAATTTCTCATAGGTTATATAGATGGAAAGTATAATAGAAGTGAGTTGATGAGttgtttgtcaaaatatctttTTCGCATAAGGGTGATGGTAAGCCATTTGATTGAATGAGTAGAAGTAGAAAAGTCAAGCATGGATATTATGGGGGGTCATTCGGTGAATGGTGTAATGCAATGGTGGATTAACATTCCATTCTTGAGTTTTCATTCTCCATTTCCATTATGATCTCACAATTTGGTGAACTCTTGGTCTTAATCCTGTTGCTTTAGTAATATGAATAAAACTATACTATTATCTCTTTTTATGATCTCACAAtattacttttacttaaaagcgctatatatttcttccttttggCAGTCGAGAACTACAAAGAAATCATTTGCAAGTCCAGAGGGAGACCATCTCACTTTGGTTAATGTATATAGAGCGTCCAATGAGTTCTTGGAAAAGAGATCAGGTCTTAGTAAAGAGAAGCGTGAAAAAGCTTTCCGAAAATGGTGCAAGGAAAATTTCATTGATAGTCGCTCCCTGAGGCATGCTCGTGACATTCACAGGTTGGCTATTTCAATTCCTTGTTGAGCTATGGACATGTTTCAGCTGGTCTCACACAGTCGCACTAGGTTTTTTTGCCACCCTTATGGAAGATCAGCGCGTCTATTAATGGTGTAGATCCAATAAATTAGCTTCTCTAAATTTAATAGGTGTTTTTTTGCAGCCAAATTCGACGAAATGTTGAACAAATGGGTCTTCGTGTTGCCTCTTGTGGTGACGACGTGCTTCAGTTTTGCAGATGCCTTGCAGcttctttcttcctcaatGCAGCTTTAAAGCAGCCTGAGGGATCATACAGGTCTTGATCTTACCTTGACATGTTTTGAAATTCTTTTGGCTGTTTTCTTTAGGTTCCAAAACTTGTACCCTTTTTATGTGTATTATTtaattctctctttttgtCATGCTCGACCTCACACATTTACCTAACCAAATGACAGGGCTTTAGCAAACGGTGAGATAGTGTCAATCCACCCATCTTCCGTGTTTTTCAAGAACAAACCAGAGTGCCTAATTTTCAATGAACTAGTCGAAACTAATCGTAAATACATCCGCAACACAACTAAGATCGATTATTTGTGGTTAACAGAGCTTGCTCCTCAATTCTATGCCGTGCAGAATTGAATGTAGTGCGGAGAGGTATGCTTATTGGATTATTTGGGAATGCTGTTGTTGGATTCATTATCTGTAATCCTCCAGTTCTAATCTTCTTCTCTTCGGTCTTGGCTATAGATGACATAGGTAGTATATAACCTTAAGGCCTTGTTTGTTAGGGAGGACTAGACTGGACTAAGTTCTTACAAGTACCATATTACATGCAGGTATGAACAAGATACTTTCCACCTTGGATGTAATGTCATATAACTTGTTTGAAAGCTCTACTCTGGCTCTCCTATTTCGATGCCTGATCCTGACATGCAACAAGGAGAGTGGTTAAAGGACTGGTGACCTTGATGTCTGATGCTGGCATAACTAGTTACTGTTTAATGTTGAGAGAAGCGACTTGATGATGAGAGTTACTCGAAATATGGACCTTGGTGACGATGATGTGTTTTGAGGGTCCATCTGTTGCCTGCTTGAACTGGAAGATTTTTGAAAAGCTTCTTAATTGTTTCCAGCCATTGATATACACAACTAGGAGAAAATCCTGTAATGGCTTCACGATTGCAATACGACGTGAAGCACTATTGCTTGTGTTCAGAAAACAGGCTGCTACAGTTAGGCATCTAAGCTAACTAAATCCAAGTTGGATGCGGGTTATTTTCTCTGGTATTTCTACATTGTTTCAGTGAGAATACAATTAACTGTTGATGATATAGATGGGGTAATGATATAGCCTTGTACCAAGTCAGGAGGAATACGTACACTGATAAATCCAATACATTTATTCTCAGTTATGCATCTTTTCTTTAATATAACTCTGTTATCTTATGTGTTAAGTATTattgatttttgaatttttgtaagGTCAATGAGGCTACTACAAAGTATTTACTCATGGGTGGGGCAAGCTCTTCTATTCTGGTTCACGGTTGGGTCAATCATGTGAGTTTGGTCTGAACTTTCGATCCAACATGGGAGTTTGACTTGAGTTGGAAGaatccaaaaacaaagaaatttgaaaagtcAAGCAAACAGAGGCCCGGaaacaacaataaataaaagaaaagtcttCATTCAACTATCACGAGCAAATATGAAGGGGCTTCCTCTAACTTGTACAAACCATGGAATGGCTTGTTGCTGAAATAATTAAGAGTATTTATCGTTGCATCTTAAGTTTTAGATTCGATTTCCTCCTCCGGCTGTGtatcaaaataaaacttgTACAAACCATTATGATCGCTCCTAATCTAACAAATTGTAAACAATGTTATTGGCCCCTCTGGCTATGGGACTTTCGGAAGCTGACCATTTGGTCAAAATAAATGGCtagacagaagaagaagaaaacaaaaagaataaattcttctgttttgctttttaaCAAGGGAATTGAATTAACCCCACTCCAATCAATCCTCTGATTTCAAAGCGCTTTTCTTTGACTTTAATAAATTACACAAAAGTTCCATTTGTATATTTGAAACACAAACCCTTTTGtaactttttcttctctctctcgttTTCCACATTAAACTTCTTGTAGCTAGTTTTTTAATACTAgctacaacaacaacaacaacttgGTCAAACTTTGTGTTTCCTCTATCTACTACATTAGCATTCCCATCACATTAATAATGCTTCATATTCCGACTCTGAGGCTCTCTGTCATTCTCTGAAAGCAAGAAAATGGGGAACTCATTGGTATGTTTCTCACCATCACACAAGaaacccaacaacaacaacaacttcAACAGAGAGCCGTCCAAACGCTCACCATACTCTTCACCTTTCTTGTCCTCCATTGCTAGCACTAGAAGATCAAACGGTTCAAGCAAGAAGAAAGAGATGCTTGCGGATGATTTGCTGCTTCAACAGCAAGCAATAGAGGCTGTTCTGCTGTTCCAGAACCACCAGAAGAACGCTTCATCGATACCGCTTAACCGATCCACTTCCGTGGTTTATCCCTCTCCTGGCCAACAGAATCAGAGCTTTACAAAAAGCTCCAGCTCTAGGCAACGTTTGCGTTCGGATGCTGTCAGCTTTCAGCCCCTAGAGCTTGTTGATAAGCAGGTTTGAACATGTTTGCATATGCACTTAGCCTCATCCAAAGTTATTTCATTCTCATTCATATAAGGATTTTGGGAAACTAATGACTGGTAAATTATTTTCTCTGTTTATAGCAATCTACACTCATATCAAGAATCATATGATCCAAATTTAAAGCTGGGAATTGGAATACTAGCAATTAAAGTctcctatctctctctctctctctctctctctctctctctctgaatgAACCTTTAGGAACAGTGCACTGAGTTC
The window above is part of the Prunus dulcis chromosome 1, ALMONDv2, whole genome shotgun sequence genome. Proteins encoded here:
- the LOC117615180 gene encoding pre-mRNA-splicing factor ATP-dependent RNA helicase DEAH10 isoform X1 yields the protein MAQGQGRLNSSTKSPKGNLSDGNRKLDAFSKRQTLAQHRKSLPIASVDKRLVEELQKHDTLIIVGETGSGKTTQLPQFLYNAGFCGDGKLIGITQPRRVAAVTVAKRVAEECGVNLGEKVGYSIRFEDMTSSSTRIKYMTDGLLLREALLDPHLSRYSVIIVDEAHERTVHTDVLLGLLKSVQDARSKSLNNLQNTKNKKTNNDIQLKENGAQGLNFLKQYQGRTPLKLIIMSASLDARIFSEYFGGARAVHIQGRQFPVDIFYTLHVENDYLDASLATIFQIHLEEGPGDILVFLTGQEEIESVERLVKERLKQLPENSKKLVAVSIFSSLPSEQQMRVFAPAPPGFRKVILATNIAETSVTISGIKYVIDPGLVKARYYDPNKGLESLVVVPISKAQALQRSGRAGREGPGKCFRLYQEDQFGKFEDSTKPEIKRCNLSNIILQLKALGVDDISGFDFIEKPTRSAIVKSLEQLFLLGALTDDCKLSNPVGRQMAGLPLDPIYSKALILASEFNCLEEMLITVAMLSVESIFYSPRDKKEESRTTKKSFASPEGDHLTLVNVYRASNEFLEKRSGLSKEKREKAFRKWCKENFIDSRSLRHARDIHSQIRRNVEQMGLRVASCGDDVLQFCRCLAASFFLNAALKQPEGSYRALANGEIVSIHPSSVFFKNKPECLIFNELVETNRKYIRNTTKIDYLWLTELAPQFYAVQN
- the LOC117615180 gene encoding pre-mRNA-splicing factor ATP-dependent RNA helicase DEAH10 isoform X2 — encoded protein: MAQGQGRLNSSTKSPKGNLSDGNRKLDAFSKQTLAQHRKSLPIASVDKRLVEELQKHDTLIIVGETGSGKTTQLPQFLYNAGFCGDGKLIGITQPRRVAAVTVAKRVAEECGVNLGEKVGYSIRFEDMTSSSTRIKYMTDGLLLREALLDPHLSRYSVIIVDEAHERTVHTDVLLGLLKSVQDARSKSLNNLQNTKNKKTNNDIQLKENGAQGLNFLKQYQGRTPLKLIIMSASLDARIFSEYFGGARAVHIQGRQFPVDIFYTLHVENDYLDASLATIFQIHLEEGPGDILVFLTGQEEIESVERLVKERLKQLPENSKKLVAVSIFSSLPSEQQMRVFAPAPPGFRKVILATNIAETSVTISGIKYVIDPGLVKARYYDPNKGLESLVVVPISKAQALQRSGRAGREGPGKCFRLYQEDQFGKFEDSTKPEIKRCNLSNIILQLKALGVDDISGFDFIEKPTRSAIVKSLEQLFLLGALTDDCKLSNPVGRQMAGLPLDPIYSKALILASEFNCLEEMLITVAMLSVESIFYSPRDKKEESRTTKKSFASPEGDHLTLVNVYRASNEFLEKRSGLSKEKREKAFRKWCKENFIDSRSLRHARDIHSQIRRNVEQMGLRVASCGDDVLQFCRCLAASFFLNAALKQPEGSYRALANGEIVSIHPSSVFFKNKPECLIFNELVETNRKYIRNTTKIDYLWLTELAPQFYAVQN
- the LOC117615180 gene encoding pre-mRNA-splicing factor ATP-dependent RNA helicase DEAH10 isoform X5 — translated: MAQGQGRLNSSTKSPKGNLSDGNRKLDAFSKRQTLAQHRKSLPIASVDKRLVEELQKHDTLIIVGETGSGKTTQLPQFLYNAGFCGDGKLIGITQPRRVAAVTVAKRVAEECGVNLGEKVGYSIRFEDMTSSSTRIKYMTDGLLLREALLDPHLSRYSVIIVDEAHERTVHTDVLLGLLKSVQDARSKSLNNLQNTKNKKTNNDIQLKENGAQGLNFLKQYQGRTPLKLIIMSASLDARIFSEYFGGARAVHIQGRQFPVDIFYTLHVENDYLDASLATIFQIHLEEGPGDILVFLTGQEEIESVERLVKERLKQLPENSKKLVAVSIFSSLPSEQQMRVFAPAPPGFRKVILATNIAETSVTISGIKYVIDPGLVKARYYDPNKGLESLVVVPISKAQALQRSGRAGREGPGKCFRLYQEDQFGKFEDSTKPEIKRCNLSNIILQLKALGVDDISGFDFIEKPTRSAIVKSLEQLFLLGALTDDCKLSNPVGRQMAGLPLDPIYSKALILASEFNCLEEMLITVAMLSVESIFYSPRDKKEESRTTKKSFASPEGDHLTLVNVYRASNEFLEKRSGLSKEKREKAFRKWCKENFIDSRSLRHARDIHSQIRRNVEQMGLRVASCGDDVLQFCRCLAASFFLNAALKQPEGSYRALANELAPQFYAVQN
- the LOC117615180 gene encoding pre-mRNA-splicing factor ATP-dependent RNA helicase DEAH10 isoform X3, which translates into the protein MAQGQGRLNSSTKSPKGNLSDGNRKLDAFSKRQTLAQHRKSLPIASVDKRLVEELQKHDTLIIVGETGSGKTTQLPQFLYNAGFCGDGKLIGITQPRRVAAVTVAKRVAEECGVNLGEKVGYSIRFEDMTSSSTRIKYMTDGLLLREALLDPHLSRYSVIIVDEAHERTVHTDVLLGLLKSVQDARSKSLNNLQNTKNKKTNNDIQLKENGAQGLNFLKQYQGRTPLKLIIMSASLDARIFSEYFGGARAVHIQGRQFPVDIFYTLHVENDYLDASLATIFQIHLEEGPGDILVFLTGQEEIESVERLVKERLKQLPENSKKLVAVSIFSSLPSEQQMRVFAPAPPGFRKVILATNIAETSVTISGIKYVIDPGLVKARYYDPNKGLESLVVVPISKAQALQRSGRAGREGPGKCFRLYQEDQFGKFEDSTKPEIKRCNLSNIILQLKALGVDDISGFDFIEKPTRSAIVKSLEQLFLLGALTDDCKLSNPVGRQMAGLPLDPIYSKALILASEFNCLEEMLITVAMLSVESIFYSPRDKKEESRTTKKSFASPEGDHLTLVNVYRASNEFLEKRSGLSKEKREKAFRKWCKENFIDSRSLRHARDIHSQIRRNVEQMGLRVASCGDDVLQFCRCLAASFFLNAALKQPEGSYRACSSILCRAELNVVRRGMNKILSTLDVMSYNLFESSTLALLFRCLILTCNKESG
- the LOC117615180 gene encoding pre-mRNA-splicing factor ATP-dependent RNA helicase DEAH10 isoform X4 is translated as MAQGQGRLNSSTKSPKGNLSDGNRKLDAFSKRQTLAQHRKSLPIASVDKRLVEELQKHDTLIIVGETGSGKTTQLPQFLYNAGFCGDGKLIGITQPRRVAAVTVAKRVAEECGVNLGEKVGYSIRFEDMTSSSTRIKYMTDGLLLREALLDPHLSRYSVIIVDEAHERTVHTDVLLGLLKSVQDARSKSLNNLQNTKNKKTNNDIQLKENGAQGLNFLKQYQGRTPLKLIIMSASLDARIFSEYFGGARAVHIQGRQFPVDIFYTLHVENDYLDASLATIFQIHLEEGPGDILVFLTGQEEIESVERLVKERLKQLPENSKKLVAVSIFSSLPSEQQMRVFAPAPPGFRKVILATNIAETSVTISGIKYVIDPGLVKARYYDPNKGLESLVVVPISKAQALQRSGRAGREGPGKCFRLYQEDQFGKFEDSTKPEIKRCNLSNIILQLKALGVDDISGFDFIEKPTRSAIVKSLEQLFLLGALTDDCKLSNPVGRQMAGLPLDPIYSKALILASEFNCLEEMLITVAMLSVESIFYSPRDKKEESRTTKKSFASPEGDHLTLVNVYRASNEFLEKRSGLSKEKREKAFRKWCKENFIDSRSLRHARDIHSQIRRNVEQMGLRVASCGDDVLQFCRCLAASFFLNAALKQPEGSYRACSSILCRAELNVVRRGQ